Proteins encoded by one window of Lates calcarifer isolate ASB-BC8 linkage group LG5, TLL_Latcal_v3, whole genome shotgun sequence:
- the LOC108875777 gene encoding CD209 antigen-like protein C: MTNNFPSGADSVKKSSCRAAVLFLGLLCLLLLAGLITLGSLYTKKDMKMALLQTSYNNLTNERDQLQVSLYNLHGVLNQLQSRYDTLAREKDQLQKRLESMTKDRNDLQRGCQGWVYFGGSVYYISSVKKTWQESRNYCLQEGADLMIINSEEEQKFSSQWKDNIWIGLTDRETEGTWKWVDGTPLTTSYWASNEPNGHTILRDEDCGEVMLHEIKDNWNDKACDDPNFWICEKKLPL, from the exons atgacaaataatttCCCTTCAGGTGCTGACAGTGTGAAGAAGAgttcctgcagagctgctgtgctgtttctgGGTCTGctgtgtcttctcctcctggCTGGACTCATAACTCTGGGCTCCCTCT ACACCAAAAAGGATATGAAGATGGCCCTCTTGCAGACCAGTTACAACAATCTGACCAATGAAAGAGACCAGTTGCAGGTCAGTCTTTACAACCTGCATGGAGTTCTAAATCAGTTGCAGTCCAGATACGACACCCTGGCTAGAGAGAAAGACCAGCTACAAAAGAGACTTGAGTCCATGACCAAAGACAGAAATGATCTCCAGAGAGGGTGTCAAG GATGGGTGTATTTCGGTGGTAGTGTTTATTACATTTCTTCTGTCAAGAAAACCTGGCAAGAAAGTAGAAATTACTGTCTTCAAGAAGGTGCAGACCTGATGATTATCAACAGTGAAGAAGAACAG AAATTCTCAAGCCAGTGGAAGGATAATATATGGATTGGactcactgacagagagacGGAGGGGACGTGGAAATGGGTTGATGGGACACCTCTGACAACAAG CTACTGGGCAAGCAATGAGCCTAACGGCCATACAATCTTACGCGATGAAGACTGTGGAGAAGTGATGCTCcatgaaataaaagacaacTGGAATGATAAAGCATGCGACGATCCAAACTTTTGGATCTGTGAAAAGAAATTACCTCTGTAA
- the LOC108875781 gene encoding CD209 antigen-like protein E translates to MLDLEAMIKNMTEERDELKRELNIFDNYTRQGWVYFKHSFYYISSTTKFWRDSRNDCLQRGADLMIINSKEEQEFMRRFKQLTWIGLTDRETEGTWRWVDGTLLNTSYWATGEPNSYQGRDEDCGEIRFYGSENSWNDASCTSQKYWICEKTVAF, encoded by the exons ATGCTAGATTTAGAGGCCATgatcaaaaacatgactgaagagagagacgagttgaagagggagctgaatatttttg ATAACTACACCCGACAAGGATGGGTGTATTTCAAACACAGTTTCTACTACATTTCTTCTACAACAAAATTTTGGCGAGACAGTAGAAATGACTGCCTGCAAAGAGGTGCAGACCTGATGATTATCAACAGCAAAGAGGAACAG GAATTCATGAGACGATTCAAACAGCTCACATGGAttggactgactgacagagagacagagggaacgTGGAGATGGGTGGATGGGACTTTGCTGAACACAAG CTACTGGGCCACTGGGGAGCCCAACTCCTATCAAGGCAGAGATGAAGACTGTGGGGAAATACGGTTCTATGGaagtgaaaacagctggaaTGATGCATCATGTACGTCACAAAAATACTGGATCTGTGAAAAGACGGTGGCCTTTTAA